DNA from Chromatiales bacterium 21-64-14:
CACCACCAGGATTACCAGCCACCGGCCGGCACTCATCGATCGTCTCATGCCATCTCTCCTGAAGAACGCTCGTGCCATCGACGGCGCCGGGTTGCAGCCCCACCGCGTGCCGCGCCGTTTCGGCGCGTCGCCAGGTACCGGCAAGTATTTGGCCATCATAGCAGAAGTAAAGCCCCGGACACCGCCTCCACACCCAGCCGATCGGGCAGGGGCGGTCTGGGCAGCGCTCAGAACAAGCCGCGGGCGAGCGCCGCCAGGACCGCAAGGATGCCGATGGTCAGACAGTTCCAGCGCCCACGCATGCGGCGCATCGCGATCTCACCACAATAGAAAAGGAGCACCAATTCTACCACCATCGGGGCCAGGCCGGCATCGATCATCCCTTGCTCGTACAGGATCCCGATCCCGATCGCCACGGCGATCACCAACAGGTCCGTTGGCGTAGTCCGGAACGTGGTGTCATGGGTGTATCGAATCGAAAAATACATGGCAACGCCGATCAGCGAAAGGAGTCCGATCTGCACCGCGTGGCTCGTGCCGGTCCCGTAGCCCCCACTGATGTGGATCACGTAGACTGCGAAGGCGATTGCGGGGAAGACCAGCAGCCGAAGCGGTAAAAACCGCATTCGGTCACCGACGATCAGCCGCGCGCCCAAGAGCAGCAATACCCCAGCGGCGCTGAGTTCGATGTCGCGCGGCACCCCGGGGACGGCCAAGGCACCCGACAGCAGGTACAAAGGCATCCCGCAGGTGATCACGAGGGCCGGGATCCTACGCGACCATGGGCTGCGGTCCACGGCGCCGACCCAGTCCGTGAGCCGCGAGTGGGTGACGCCGTGCAGCACGCGACCCGCCCGTACCACCACCAGCAGGAACCCCGCCGCGAGCGCAAGATAGACGCCGACCACAACCCCGTCGGTGTAGTAACGCAGCAGCACGGCGGCCGAGATAAAGGCAATCTGCGCCAGGTAGATCACGGCCACCGCCTCGTAGTGGGCCAATCCACCGGAGAGCAGGCGGTGATGGACATGCCCCTGGTCGGGGGCGAACGGCGATCTCCCCGCGCGGATCCGCCGGACCATCACATACACCGTATCGATGATCGGGACCCCCACCAGCAGCAGGGGCAGCGCCGGATTGAGCGCGGTGTTCGTATGCTGGGTCAACTGAATCGCCAGCACCACAATCGCGAATCCCAGGAACTGGCTCCCGGTGTCGCCCATAAACACCTTGGCCGGATACGTATTGAAGCGCAGAAACCCGAAGATTGCCCCGCCCACCGCCGCGCAGGTAACCACCAGATCCGCGCCGCCCGACGAATACCCCAGCAGCGAGATCCCCGCCAGGGAGAGCAGCGAGATCCCGGCCGCTAGACCGTCCAGCCCATCCGACAGGTTGATCGCGTTGGTCACCCCGACGATCGCAACGATCGTAAGCGGGATCGCGAACCCGTCAGAAACCGGCATCAGGCCAAAAAACGGGCAAACCGAAATCTTGACGCCGCCCAGCACCACCACGATAGCCGCCGCCACGAACTGGCCGGCGAACTTCAGCCGATAGCCGAGATTGCGTACGTCATCCCAGACGCCGAATAGCAACAACACCGCGAGCCCCGGCAACAGCCCCCGCAGCGCCCAATGCATCGGGCCCCAGATCGCCAGCGCCACGACGGAGCCGAGCACCATCGCGACTCCACCCACCCGCGGGACCGGAATCGTATGGACCTTGCGGTCTCCGGGCTCGTCGACGAGCGCATAGCGGCGCCCCAAGGCCGCCAATGGTGGGATCAGCGTCATCGTGACCGCCAAGGCGATGATGAATGTCATGAACAGCACCACGGAGGCGTCAATCCGGCACGTACGTCGGCAGGATCGGCGCAAGGCGGCGGGCGAATGCGGTCAGCCGTTGGTCGGCGGCCTTGAGGGTTCCATTGGGCCCCACCATCGTGACGAGCCTCACCAGGGCGCCGTCGGTCCGGTGGCGGGTGATCGAATCCACCAGAATGTAATACTTCGCCGCATATTCATTCGTGATAACCCGCCCGCGTTCCTGGAACCAGTAGTAGACGAGCTGCTGATACCCCTCCCGGGAGATCACCACCCGGTTGACGCGCAGCGGGACCCCGCTCACGCTGACGCCCTTGACGTAGTGCAGGCCAATACTCGTCATGAGCCAGCCACCACCGGGAAGGCACGCCTTGGGCGAGTGGGGCACCTTGTTGGCGCGTTGCACGTCGTAGTAACCGATATACAGATTGACCGGATCTTGGCTCCTCGGGTCCCGGTAATCCGCCAGAATGTAGTCGTCCAGATTGAGCGAACGCAGGTAGATCTCCCCCAACGCGTCTGGCGTTCCAGTCCACGGCCCCAGTCGCAACGGAAACTCGGTGAAACTTCTCCGTGCCGGAATCACGTCCTTGGCGTTGGGAATCATCAGCGCAGAGATCCCGACCACCAGGAGCAAGGCACACGCCCACCAGAACGCTGTTGGAATCCGGCGCGCACGCACCGGCACGCCTGGGGGCGTAGGGGCGGGAAAATCGAGACTGAACGCCTCGCGGAATGGCCTGCGATCGCGGCCGATCCGGGTGAGCACCCACATCTCCGCCAGCAGCAATAAAATACAGGCCATGAAGATTGCCCACCCCTCAAACCAGTGCAGGAACCCCTCGGCCTGACTGATCCCCCAGTACCCGACCAACATTCCGATCACACCGATGCGGAAGCTGTTCATGAATACCGTGATCGGGAGTGCCGACAAAAACACCACAGCACGTTTCCAGAGCGCCGCCTGATAGAGGTAAGCCGCGACGAACGCCAACGTCGTCAGCGGGAACAGATAACGCAACCCGCTGCACGCCTCGACGACCTGGAGCTTGTAGACCCCCAGGTCGATCACATTGCCCTCCAGAAACACCGGAACGTTAAAGAGGTGGATGAGATCCACACCCAGTCGCGAGGAGAGCAGCTGCAGGTTATTCGACAAGGTTTGGTAAAAAAAACCGGGCAGCGGAATGGCGAATCCCAGCAACAGCAACGGCACGGCGACGGTCCGGAAGGCCTTAGTTCCGTAGAACGCCCAGAACATGCCGAGCACCGTAAAGAACACGCCGTACTGGATCACCGTATGCACGGCACCGAGCCGACCTGCAAGGGAGACCAGAAGACCGAGCGCCACGAGCGCCACCCCGGCGCTGGAACCGGTGAAAACCAACGCTTCCAGCCGATCTTTGCGCTGCCAGATGAGGAACGCGCTGATAAAGGGGATCAGATAGGCATAGCCGTACTCCGGCTGCGCCCACGACCGGACGAGGAATCCCAGGCTCCCGCGAAACACCCACGACAGCAACGCGAGCAGCAGGGAAAAGAGCGCCCACGATCCAATCGGCGTGCGCCATAGTCCGCCCTCTCGCGGCGCTGTGTTGCTGACCATGACTCCTCCTAAGGTCCGGCTAGAGACTGTTATCTTCGGCTGAGGGTATGTGCACTGGCCGTGCCGCTTGGAAACCGGATGGGGCTGGGCTGGGCGGCACGCGCACCGGATCAGAGCTTACGGGCAACCATTACCATGCTTTTCCAGAGCAGCGGCACGCGTCCCACGCCGGAGAACCCGACCACATGGTACCCGCCGCGTTCCAGAAGTGCGGTCAGCGTCGCGCGCGACCAGAACTTGATGTGCCCGCCCTCCCACAAGGGCGCATGGTGGGAATCCCAACGATCAAGCAGGGCCAGCGTCAAATTCTTGAGATACCCATGGTAGGGTGTCGTCACGATCAGATGTCCACCCTCCTTCACCAGTGGATGCGCGAACTCAGGCAGCCTGTGGGGACTATAGAGGTGTTCGACCACCTCTGTCGAAACCACAGCGTCAAAGGACGCCTCACCGACGGCCTCCGGAGGCGATCCGATTTCCACTACTTCGAACCGGATATCCGGGCTACGCGATCGCGCGAGCTCGATCCCCCGCCTATCTGCGTCGCAACCGACCACCTCGTAGCCCGCGTCCTTGAGTGTCCTGCACAAGAATCCGTTTCCGCACCCCAGGTCAAGGACGCGACGCGCACCCAGCCGCCCTAACCAGGAAATCACCGCCGGTTCTATATACCGGTGCGAGCCCGTGCGCTCTGCGTCGCGCCACCCATAGTCCTCGACAGCGTGAATATCCCCCATCTCCGAAATCGCCCCGTATCCACCCGGCGACGCCACGCCCCCGGGAGATTCATCGTATTACCGGGCAAGGTTTTTTTCCAGTCCAAGCTTGTTCCAACGACACATGAGCCTGAAGTTGGGTGTAATTCCGGCGGGAGATCAGCCTCAAGGCGGTCCGGGGTCGAGCATCATCGAGGATGATGCTCGTGAGCCTGAAGACCCATGCTCTCCAGCGGCTGGAGCAGATCAGCGCCTTCCTCAGAGGCCATCCAACCCCTCGGTTTTGCTGCCCCGGGCCGGCCGGCTACCCGTTGGTCGCCGCGGAACTGCGCCGCATCGCCTATGCTCGGCTTCCCCAGCCAAACAAAGGGTAGCCGTACCGCTATCTGGGGAACGTCACCGGGGTCTCGCGAGCCCAGATTGCCCGCCTTATCGACCAATTCCGCGAGTGTGGCCGCATCATTGACCGCGGCGGCCCGCCGGCCGAACCGTTTCCCCTCCGCTATACCCCCGCCGATGTTCGCCTGCTGGCCGAGCTCGACACCCTGCACGCCGCCCTCTCGGGACCGGCCACCCGCAAGCTCTGTGAACGCGCCTACCGGGTGTTCGGCCAGACCCGCCAGGAAGCTTGCTTGGCCGCCACCTTCAATGGCCACCTCTGCAAGCTCAGACAGTCGAAGACCCATACGCGTGTGCGTCGCTTGCACCAGCCACGCGTTGC
Protein-coding regions in this window:
- a CDS encoding VPLPA-CTERM-specific exosortase XrtD, giving the protein MVSNTAPREGGLWRTPIGSWALFSLLLALLSWVFRGSLGFLVRSWAQPEYGYAYLIPFISAFLIWQRKDRLEALVFTGSSAGVALVALGLLVSLAGRLGAVHTVIQYGVFFTVLGMFWAFYGTKAFRTVAVPLLLLGFAIPLPGFFYQTLSNNLQLLSSRLGVDLIHLFNVPVFLEGNVIDLGVYKLQVVEACSGLRYLFPLTTLAFVAAYLYQAALWKRAVVFLSALPITVFMNSFRIGVIGMLVGYWGISQAEGFLHWFEGWAIFMACILLLLAEMWVLTRIGRDRRPFREAFSLDFPAPTPPGVPVRARRIPTAFWWACALLLVVGISALMIPNAKDVIPARRSFTEFPLRLGPWTGTPDALGEIYLRSLNLDDYILADYRDPRSQDPVNLYIGYYDVQRANKVPHSPKACLPGGGWLMTSIGLHYVKGVSVSGVPLRVNRVVISREGYQQLVYYWFQERGRVITNEYAAKYYILVDSITRHRTDGALVRLVTMVGPNGTLKAADQRLTAFARRLAPILPTYVPD
- a CDS encoding SAM-dependent methyltransferase; amino-acid sequence: MGDIHAVEDYGWRDAERTGSHRYIEPAVISWLGRLGARRVLDLGCGNGFLCRTLKDAGYEVVGCDADRRGIELARSRSPDIRFEVVEIGSPPEAVGEASFDAVVSTEVVEHLYSPHRLPEFAHPLVKEGGHLIVTTPYHGYLKNLTLALLDRWDSHHAPLWEGGHIKFWSRATLTALLERGGYHVVGFSGVGRVPLLWKSMVMVARKL